From the Oryza glaberrima chromosome 5, OglaRS2, whole genome shotgun sequence genome, one window contains:
- the LOC127773574 gene encoding uncharacterized protein LOC127773574 produces MAAAAAEQELLLHLKLAFLAREPPACVLSLARKAGGGSVTPHVQNFILESCTGNNAGGDQNCSYVTTILKRIIAEAELSSDIVIDGLYEEFGQFMSSKSNNSSLNRTEKIYKEISFISPTNDNKRVSLVARLSCSINMLEGDTGCSLWPSGLFLSEFILSYPKIFSRKCCFELGSGVGLVGVCLNYVSASKVILTDGDASTLENMKGNMEMNNLCVEQEGSQLPEENKNKVQCKYLSWEETSESDLWDCRPDLVLGADIIYDPVCVPHLIRVLSMLLRRGNNRGTNNVANKEETSNEFSSAATEVPVAYIATVIRNAETFNCFDKAAADAKLSVVNITNSEAPLSLLPYMLSYDRSSVQLLKITLLS; encoded by the exons atggccgccgccgccgccgagcaggaGCTGCTCCTCCACCTGAAGCTCGCCTTCCTCGCCCGGGAGCCCCCCGCCTGCGTCCTCTCCCTCGCCAG AAAAGCTGGGGGAGGTTCTGTCACGCCACAcgttcaaaattttattttggagaGTTGTACTGGCAATAAT GCAGGGGGAGATCAAAACTGTAGTTATGTTACAACTATTCTTAAAAGGATTATAGCAGAAGCTGAGTTATCGTCAGATATTGTGATTGATGGACTTTATGAGGAATTTGGCCAGTTCATGTCGTCAAAATCA AATAATTCATCCTTAAATAGGACTGAGAAGATCTATAAAGAAATATCTTTTATTTCTCCTACAA ATGACAATAAACGAGTAAGCTTGGTTGCTCGATTATCATGTTCTATCAATATGCTCGAAGGTGATACAGG GTGCTCTCTTTGGCCATCAGGTTTATTCCTATCTGAGTTTATTCTTTcatacccaaaaattttctctAGGAAGTGTTGCTTTGAG CTAGGTTCTGGTGTTGGTTTGGTTGGTGTATGTCTGAACTATGTCAGCGCCTCCAAG GTTATTCTTACTGATGGTGATGCATCTACACTAGAAAACATGAAAGGCAACATGGAAATGAATAACTTATGCGTTGAGCAGGAAGGTTCTCAACTTCCGGAAGAGAACAAGAATAAG GTACAATGCAAATATCTTTCATGGGAAGAAACATCTGAAAGCGATCTATGGGACTGCAGGCCAGACTTAGT CCTTGGTGCAGATATAATATATGATCCGGTCTGTGTGCCGCACCTTATTAGAGTGCTTTCTATGCTATTGAGAAGGGGGAATAATCGAGGAACTAATAATGTCGCAAACAAAGAAGAAACCAGCAACGAATTCAGTAGCGCTGCGACAGAAGTTCCTGTCGCCTACATAGCCACAGTTATTCGGAATGCCGAGACATTCAACTGTTTTGACAAAGCAGCTGCGGATGCCAAGTTGTCTGTTGTCAACATTACCAACAGTGAAGCTCCTTTGAGTCTTCTTCCTTATATGCTCTCATATGATAGATCAAGTGTACAGCTACTTAAAATTACATTATTATCCTAA
- the LOC127773573 gene encoding uncharacterized protein LOC127773573 isoform X1, with protein sequence MVGDLSSLLAAASSASPVVLAPSKELHGVHLPMPLQGKRPPLQPQDAAVHIEAAAAFQGQVMVPGHALAGAPAAFQAFAVPDMAALIDVQADSHPDSVQLSLGIAEQCSRQEKILKFLRSGSDVKELDVSLLTELTGHQTLPINLGTQPYIPDDKLSAFPISMASQPYIPDDKLSIYEFELDEPQQYLPENQLVIPDPLVEFFQSHGSALTIDQNGRILFNGNGDDMRYLLSIVLAFNMSKRETSSCKTAYLVPYFERKRRSRASSHASNSKLASTAVDASKSTANGKSKSSSKKKQKSKNIKERDLYPKNYFHASEAFLSMLLDKDNSSSTIHSLKKAGPEISELLTKCSIGIAGTGLAVLLSVVCKMAIGMKSPIAATRLVNTGVGLGLFWLSWAVNGLRDTITSIFRSPGDMNLKDEEVAVRIQKSMNDILFRAITILAITAFKFA encoded by the exons ATGGTGGGcgacctctcctccctcctcgccgccgcctcctccgcctcccccgtcGTCCTCGCGCCCTCAAAG GAGCTCCATGGCGTGCACTTGCCGATGCCGCTCCAGGGGAAGAggccgccgctgcagccgcaGGACGCTGCCGTCCacatcgaggccgccgccgccttccaggGGCAGGTGATGGTGCCCGGCCACGCGCTTGCCGGCGCTCCCGCCGCCTTCCAGGCCTTCGCTGTGCCCGACATGGCCGCGCTCATCGACGTCCAAG CAGACTCTCACCCTGACTCAGTTCAACTTAGCCTTGGGATTGCCGAGCAATGCTCAAGGCAGGAGAAAATCCTGAAATTTCTAAGGTCAGGGTCCGATGTGAAAGAACTTGATGTATCTTTACTGACTGAACTTACGGGGCATCAAACTCTGCCAATCAACTTGGGTACTCAACCATACATCCCTGATGATAAGTTATCAGCTTTTCCAATCAGCATGGCCAGTCAACCATATATCCCTGACGATAAGTTATCTATCTATGAGTTTGAATTGGATGAGCCCCAGCAGTATCTACCAGAAAATCAACTTGTCATCCCTGATCCTCTTGTGGAGTTTTTCCAGTCCCATGGTTCTGCCCTTACCATAGATCAAAACGGGAGAATCCTCTTCAATGGAAATGGAGATGATATGAGATATTTACTTTCGATTGTCTTGGCGTTCAATATGTCTAAACGAGAAACAAGCAGTTGCAAGACAGCATATCTAGTTCCATATTTTGAAAG GAAAAGGCGATCCCGAGCAAGCAGCCATGCATCCAATTCAAAATTAGCAAGCACGGCAGTTGATGCTTCAAAAAG CACTGCAAATGGGAAGTCAAAATCTTCATcaaagaagaagcagaagagTAAAAATATTAAAGAACGTGACCTGTACCCGAAGAACTATTTCCATGCTAGTGAAGCATTTTTATCTATGCTCCTGGACAAGGACAATAGCAGCTCAACAATTCATTCACTGAAAAAAGCTGGTCCTGAGATCAGTGAACTGCTGACAAAATGCTCTATTGGCATCGCTGGAACTGGCTTGGCTGTTCTTCTCTCAGTTGTGTGCAAGATGGCTATCGGTATGAAGAGTCCTATTGCTGCTACGCGGCTGGTGAACACTGGTGTTGGACTTGGGCTCTTTTGGCTCTCCTGGGCAGTAAACGGATTGCGAGACACAATTACTAGCATATTTAGAAGCCCAGGTGACATGAACTTGAAGGACGAAGAGGTTGCAGTCAGAATACAAAAGAGCATGAACGACATTCTCTTCAGAGCTATCACTATATTGGCAATCACTGCTTTTAAGTTTGCGTAA
- the LOC127773573 gene encoding uncharacterized protein LOC127773573 isoform X2 yields MVGDLSSLLAAASSASPVVLAPSKELHGVHLPMPLQGKRPPLQPQDAAVHIEAAAAFQGQVMVPGHALAGAPAAFQAFAVPDMAALIDVQDSHPDSVQLSLGIAEQCSRQEKILKFLRSGSDVKELDVSLLTELTGHQTLPINLGTQPYIPDDKLSAFPISMASQPYIPDDKLSIYEFELDEPQQYLPENQLVIPDPLVEFFQSHGSALTIDQNGRILFNGNGDDMRYLLSIVLAFNMSKRETSSCKTAYLVPYFERKRRSRASSHASNSKLASTAVDASKSTANGKSKSSSKKKQKSKNIKERDLYPKNYFHASEAFLSMLLDKDNSSSTIHSLKKAGPEISELLTKCSIGIAGTGLAVLLSVVCKMAIGMKSPIAATRLVNTGVGLGLFWLSWAVNGLRDTITSIFRSPGDMNLKDEEVAVRIQKSMNDILFRAITILAITAFKFA; encoded by the exons ATGGTGGGcgacctctcctccctcctcgccgccgcctcctccgcctcccccgtcGTCCTCGCGCCCTCAAAG GAGCTCCATGGCGTGCACTTGCCGATGCCGCTCCAGGGGAAGAggccgccgctgcagccgcaGGACGCTGCCGTCCacatcgaggccgccgccgccttccaggGGCAGGTGATGGTGCCCGGCCACGCGCTTGCCGGCGCTCCCGCCGCCTTCCAGGCCTTCGCTGTGCCCGACATGGCCGCGCTCATCGACGTCCAAG ACTCTCACCCTGACTCAGTTCAACTTAGCCTTGGGATTGCCGAGCAATGCTCAAGGCAGGAGAAAATCCTGAAATTTCTAAGGTCAGGGTCCGATGTGAAAGAACTTGATGTATCTTTACTGACTGAACTTACGGGGCATCAAACTCTGCCAATCAACTTGGGTACTCAACCATACATCCCTGATGATAAGTTATCAGCTTTTCCAATCAGCATGGCCAGTCAACCATATATCCCTGACGATAAGTTATCTATCTATGAGTTTGAATTGGATGAGCCCCAGCAGTATCTACCAGAAAATCAACTTGTCATCCCTGATCCTCTTGTGGAGTTTTTCCAGTCCCATGGTTCTGCCCTTACCATAGATCAAAACGGGAGAATCCTCTTCAATGGAAATGGAGATGATATGAGATATTTACTTTCGATTGTCTTGGCGTTCAATATGTCTAAACGAGAAACAAGCAGTTGCAAGACAGCATATCTAGTTCCATATTTTGAAAG GAAAAGGCGATCCCGAGCAAGCAGCCATGCATCCAATTCAAAATTAGCAAGCACGGCAGTTGATGCTTCAAAAAG CACTGCAAATGGGAAGTCAAAATCTTCATcaaagaagaagcagaagagTAAAAATATTAAAGAACGTGACCTGTACCCGAAGAACTATTTCCATGCTAGTGAAGCATTTTTATCTATGCTCCTGGACAAGGACAATAGCAGCTCAACAATTCATTCACTGAAAAAAGCTGGTCCTGAGATCAGTGAACTGCTGACAAAATGCTCTATTGGCATCGCTGGAACTGGCTTGGCTGTTCTTCTCTCAGTTGTGTGCAAGATGGCTATCGGTATGAAGAGTCCTATTGCTGCTACGCGGCTGGTGAACACTGGTGTTGGACTTGGGCTCTTTTGGCTCTCCTGGGCAGTAAACGGATTGCGAGACACAATTACTAGCATATTTAGAAGCCCAGGTGACATGAACTTGAAGGACGAAGAGGTTGCAGTCAGAATACAAAAGAGCATGAACGACATTCTCTTCAGAGCTATCACTATATTGGCAATCACTGCTTTTAAGTTTGCGTAA